The following proteins are co-located in the Silene latifolia isolate original U9 population chromosome 1, ASM4854445v1, whole genome shotgun sequence genome:
- the LOC141594958 gene encoding uncharacterized protein LOC141594958, with the protein MAEMDKQASQTSDIPSSPTPLLQPFLEVMCKTSGITRRFAPGTKAGFALSLINNKLDAGAPLGVYIEAVKDGEESINFGPSSVLLSYGTAWKLQTVLDGQPGVKKREGTQTLNKPLSKKQVSEQSINLLYVGKILLVFLFIFLLGSAFIIVLENLPRLLSLMNSSL; encoded by the exons ATGGCGGAAATGGATAAACAAGCTTCTCAAACATCCGACATCCCTTCTTCTCCTACACCTCTTCTTCAACCT TTTTTGGAGGTGATGTGCAAAACCTCGGGAATTACAAGACGGTTTGCCCCTGGAACAAAGGCAGGATTTGCCTTGTCTTTGATTAATAATAAGCTTGATGCTGGTGCACCTCTTGGGGTGTATATCGAGGCGGTTAAGGATGGCGAGGAGTCCATTAATTTCGGTCCTAGTTCTGTTCTTCTAAGTTATGGAACTGCCTGGAAGTTGCAGACGGTTTTGGATGGGCAACCAG GTGTCAAGAAACGCGAAGGCACTCAG ACCTTGAATAAACCATTGTCGAAGAAACAAGTTTCGGAGCAATCAATCAATCTACTGTATGTTGGAAAGATACTTCTTGTATTTCTCTTCATTTTCTTGCTTGGCAGCGCATTTATAATAGTCCTTGAGAATCTACCAAGGCTATTGTCGCTCATGAACTCGTCCTTGTGA